In Deinococcus puniceus, one genomic interval encodes:
- the tuf gene encoding elongation factor Tu, translating into MAKGTFERTKPHVNVGTIGHVDHGKTTLTAAITFTAASADPSIETQRYDQIDKAPEEKARGITINTAHVEYNTTARHYSHVDCPGHADYVKNMITGAAQMDGAILVVSSADGPMPQTREHILLAKQVGVPHIVVFMNKVDMVDDEELLELVEMEVRELLSKYEFPGDDLPVIKGSALQALDALVANPKMERGTNKWVDYIWELLDAVDTYIPTPERDTDKTFLMPVEDVFTITGRGTVATGRVERGIVKVQDDVEIIGLRDTKKTTVTGIEMHRKLLDSGMAGDNVGVLLRGVARDDVERGQVLAKPGSIKPHTKFEASVYILSKDEGGRHSAFFGGYRPQFYFRTTDVTGVVELAEGVEMVMPGDNVTFVVELIKPIAMEEGLRFAIREGGRTVGAGVVAKVLE; encoded by the coding sequence ATGGCAAAGGGAACGTTTGAGCGCACGAAGCCCCACGTGAACGTGGGCACGATTGGACACGTCGACCACGGCAAAACCACGCTGACGGCGGCGATCACCTTCACGGCGGCATCGGCTGATCCGAGCATCGAGACCCAGCGCTACGATCAGATCGACAAAGCCCCGGAAGAAAAGGCGCGTGGCATCACCATCAACACCGCCCACGTCGAGTACAACACCACCGCCCGCCACTACAGCCACGTCGACTGCCCCGGCCATGCCGACTACGTCAAGAACATGATCACGGGTGCGGCGCAGATGGACGGCGCGATCTTGGTCGTCAGCTCCGCGGACGGCCCGATGCCCCAGACCCGCGAGCACATCCTGCTCGCCAAGCAGGTCGGCGTGCCCCATATCGTCGTGTTCATGAACAAAGTCGACATGGTCGACGACGAAGAGTTGCTCGAACTCGTGGAAATGGAAGTGCGCGAGCTGCTCTCCAAGTACGAGTTCCCCGGCGACGACTTGCCCGTGATCAAGGGCAGCGCCCTGCAGGCGCTGGACGCACTGGTCGCCAACCCCAAGATGGAGCGCGGCACCAACAAGTGGGTCGACTACATCTGGGAACTGCTCGACGCGGTGGACACCTACATCCCCACCCCCGAGCGTGACACCGACAAGACCTTCCTGATGCCCGTCGAAGACGTCTTCACCATCACCGGACGCGGCACCGTGGCCACGGGCCGCGTGGAGCGCGGAATCGTCAAAGTGCAGGACGACGTCGAAATCATCGGTCTGCGCGACACCAAGAAGACCACCGTCACCGGCATCGAAATGCACCGCAAGTTGCTCGACTCCGGCATGGCCGGCGACAACGTCGGCGTGCTGCTGCGTGGCGTGGCCCGTGATGACGTGGAGCGCGGTCAAGTCTTGGCCAAGCCCGGCAGCATCAAGCCCCACACCAAGTTCGAAGCCAGCGTCTACATCCTGTCCAAGGATGAAGGTGGCCGTCACAGCGCGTTCTTCGGTGGCTACCGCCCCCAGTTCTACTTCCGCACCACCGACGTGACCGGTGTGGTGGAACTGGCTGAAGGCGTGGAAATGGTCATGCCCGGCGATAACGTGACCTTCGTGGTCGAACTGATCAAGCCGATTGCCATGGAAGAAGGCCTGCGCTTCGCCATCCGCGAAGGTGGCCGCACCGTCGGCGCAGGCGTCGTCGCCAAGGTTCTGGAGTAA
- a CDS encoding acylphosphatase → MRLTALVTGTVQGVGYRRFVQRYARDLKLQGYAENLTDGQVEVIAEGDQADLDRLLHWLHRGPPHARVREVQTQYSEATGLKDFHVY, encoded by the coding sequence ATGCGCCTTACCGCTCTTGTCACCGGAACCGTTCAGGGCGTGGGCTACCGCCGTTTTGTGCAGCGCTACGCCCGCGACCTCAAGCTTCAAGGCTACGCCGAAAACCTGACCGATGGACAGGTAGAAGTCATTGCAGAAGGCGACCAAGCCGACCTAGATCGCTTGCTGCACTGGCTTCACCGGGGGCCGCCCCACGCCCGAGTGCGTGAAGTCCAGACCCAGTACAGCGAGGCGACTGGGTTAAAAGATTTCCACGTGTACTAA